In Achromobacter xylosoxidans A8, a single window of DNA contains:
- a CDS encoding NAD kinase has translation MHFPTVALIGRYQDTGLDTPLRALAHALTQAGRQVLIDADTARNTGLTEYPVATLEEIGKTASLAVVMGGDGTVLGASRHLAPYGMPLVGINHGRLGFITDIALQDAHAALARVLEGSFQIEERMLLEGSVWRGDQKMYSASALNDVVLNRAGRGGMIEVRVELDGAFMYTQRADGLIIATPTGSTAYALSANGPILHPGMNAMVLVPVAPQTLSNRPIVIPDSGVLNMTLTAMGRVEVGASVHFDMQTWSDLQPGDRIVVQRAPYTIRFVHPEGYSFFSTLRRKLHWNLMPEASDNVE, from the coding sequence ATGCATTTTCCTACCGTAGCCCTGATCGGCAGATACCAGGACACCGGCCTGGACACACCGCTGAGAGCACTGGCCCACGCGCTGACGCAAGCGGGCCGGCAAGTGCTCATCGATGCGGACACGGCGCGCAATACCGGATTGACCGAATACCCCGTCGCTACGCTCGAGGAAATCGGCAAGACCGCGTCGCTGGCCGTGGTCATGGGCGGCGATGGTACCGTGCTGGGCGCAAGCCGCCACCTCGCGCCCTACGGCATGCCGCTGGTCGGCATCAACCACGGCCGCCTGGGTTTCATCACCGACATCGCGCTGCAGGACGCGCACGCTGCACTGGCGCGCGTGCTCGAAGGCAGCTTCCAGATCGAAGAACGCATGCTGCTGGAAGGCAGCGTGTGGCGCGGCGACCAGAAGATGTATTCCGCATCCGCCCTGAACGACGTGGTGCTGAACCGCGCGGGACGCGGCGGCATGATCGAAGTGCGGGTGGAGCTGGACGGCGCCTTCATGTACACGCAGCGCGCCGACGGCCTGATCATCGCCACGCCCACGGGCTCCACCGCGTACGCGCTGTCGGCCAACGGCCCCATCCTGCATCCCGGCATGAATGCCATGGTGCTGGTGCCCGTGGCGCCGCAAACGCTGTCCAACCGCCCCATCGTCATTCCCGATTCCGGCGTGCTGAACATGACGCTCACGGCCATGGGCCGCGTCGAAGTCGGGGCCAGCGTGCATTTCGACATGCAGACCTGGTCCGACCTGCAGCCGGGCGACCGTATCGTCGTGCAGCGCGCCCCCTATACCATCCGCTTCGTGCATCCCGAAGGCTACAGTTTCTTCTCCACCCTGCGCCGCAAGCTGCACTGGAACCTGATGCCCGAAGCCTCCGACAACGTAGAGTAG
- a CDS encoding outer membrane protein assembly factor BamE, producing MIARIPSRSLKTGLAVAALAVALAGCSGDKWGFPYKAGVQQGNWITQEQVALLQPGMTREQVRFALGSPTLTSVLHANRWDYPYYYKPGYGDAQERKFTVWFENDRLTRWEGDKQPDLQPYQINTPNAVADEKADKRLTEDEARQKEEEDQRKRDAAAPVSPLNQYPGQPGNAPEPLK from the coding sequence ATGATTGCACGAATTCCCTCCCGCTCGCTGAAGACCGGCCTGGCGGTGGCCGCCCTGGCCGTCGCCCTGGCCGGATGCTCGGGGGACAAGTGGGGCTTCCCCTACAAAGCCGGCGTCCAGCAAGGAAACTGGATCACCCAGGAGCAGGTGGCCCTGCTGCAGCCCGGCATGACGCGCGAACAGGTGCGCTTCGCCCTCGGCAGCCCGACGCTGACCAGCGTGCTGCACGCCAACCGCTGGGACTACCCCTACTACTACAAGCCCGGTTACGGCGACGCCCAGGAGCGCAAATTCACGGTCTGGTTCGAAAACGACCGCCTGACCCGCTGGGAAGGCGACAAGCAGCCTGACCTGCAGCCATACCAGATCAATACGCCCAACGCCGTCGCCGACGAAAAGGCGGACAAGCGCCTCACGGAGGACGAAGCCCGCCAGAAGGAAGAGGAAGACCAGCGCAAGCGCGACGCCGCCGCACCGGTCAGCCCTCTCAACCAGTATCCTGGCCAGCCGGGCAACGCCCCCGAGCCGCTCAAGTAA
- a CDS encoding LysR family transcriptional regulator, producing MTKTRRLEDLWSHIHCLGVLADTGSYTAAARRLQISKASVSQRIVELEQAAGVPLVRRTTRSVGLTEAGQSLVDQTAAAFLRIEEGFSAVRDLSEGPRGVLSVTAPVALGRQVIAPLIPEFLKRFPDVRIQLELSDHLASLATEGFDLAIRHVAGVPDTHVASVICETRSVLVATPEYLARNGTPKIPMDLAAHNCLHYLRRSGSATWSFESRDGDKRVAVPVRGSFTANNSEVLREVAAGSLGIALLPDFSANQALRSGALVEVLHGWRVVGDYAERLYAVRPYTPRVPLTVSSFVGYLREAIPASAGLGGPPGAGSEAG from the coding sequence ATGACGAAAACCAGGCGTCTGGAAGATCTGTGGTCGCATATTCATTGCCTTGGGGTGCTGGCCGATACCGGCAGCTACACGGCGGCCGCGCGCCGCCTGCAGATCAGCAAGGCCTCGGTGAGCCAGCGCATCGTGGAGCTGGAGCAGGCGGCTGGAGTGCCCCTGGTGCGCCGCACCACCCGCAGCGTCGGCCTGACCGAGGCGGGGCAGAGCCTGGTCGACCAGACCGCGGCGGCTTTCCTGCGCATCGAGGAAGGCTTCTCGGCCGTGCGGGATCTGTCCGAGGGGCCGCGCGGCGTGCTGTCCGTGACCGCGCCCGTGGCCCTGGGGCGTCAGGTCATTGCGCCGCTGATACCGGAATTCCTGAAGCGCTTTCCCGACGTGCGGATCCAGCTGGAACTCAGCGACCATCTGGCGTCCCTGGCGACCGAAGGTTTCGACCTGGCGATCCGGCACGTGGCCGGCGTGCCGGACACGCATGTTGCCTCGGTCATCTGCGAGACGCGCTCCGTACTGGTTGCCACCCCGGAATACCTGGCGCGGAACGGCACGCCGAAGATACCAATGGATCTGGCGGCCCACAATTGCCTGCATTACCTGCGGCGCAGCGGCAGCGCCACGTGGTCGTTCGAGTCGCGTGACGGGGACAAGCGCGTGGCGGTGCCGGTGCGCGGCAGCTTCACGGCCAACAACAGCGAAGTGCTGAGAGAGGTGGCGGCCGGATCCCTGGGAATCGCGCTGCTGCCGGATTTCAGCGCCAACCAGGCCTTGCGCAGCGGAGCCCTGGTCGAAGTACTGCACGGCTGGCGGGTGGTGGGCGACTACGCGGAGCGGCTATACGCGGTCAGGCCCTACACGCCGCGCGTGCCCCTGACCGTATCCTCGTTCGTCGGTTACCTGCGCGAGGCGATCCCGGCGTCCGCTGGACTAGGCGGGCCGCCAGGAGCGGGGAGCGAGGCAGGCTAA
- the fur gene encoding ferric iron uptake transcriptional regulator — translation MSDQSELKNMGLKATFPRLKILDIFRKSDQRHLSAEDVYRALIGENVEIGLATVYRVLTQFEQAGILARSQFDSGKAVFELNDGDHHDHLICTNCGKVVEFSDPEIEKRQQKIAKDNAFALESHAMVLYGICGSCMKGR, via the coding sequence ATGAGCGACCAAAGCGAACTGAAGAACATGGGTTTGAAGGCGACGTTCCCCCGCCTGAAAATTCTTGATATTTTCCGGAAATCGGATCAACGGCACCTGAGCGCCGAAGACGTCTATCGCGCCCTGATCGGCGAAAACGTCGAAATCGGGCTGGCCACCGTCTACCGCGTCCTGACCCAGTTCGAACAGGCCGGCATTCTTGCCCGCAGCCAGTTCGACAGCGGCAAGGCGGTGTTCGAGCTCAACGACGGCGATCATCACGATCACCTGATCTGCACGAACTGCGGCAAGGTGGTCGAGTTTTCGGACCCCGAGATCGAAAAGCGTCAGCAAAAGATTGCCAAGGACAACGCCTTCGCGCTGGAAAGCCACGCCATGGTGTTGTACGGCATTTGCGGCAGCTGCATGAAGGGCCGCTGA
- the murB gene encoding UDP-N-acetylmuramate dehydrogenase has translation MSNSPVPAHPSPALFPVSQDLTRLNTLGLESRAGAFVALEDPAQLPALTELARAASSLLVLGGGSNLVLPRQVQGLVARVAFKGVRLLEARSDAWLVEAAGGETWHGFVESCVKQGWDGLENLALIPGTVGAAPVQNIGAYGVELQERFHGLTAWDVRAGRLVEMSAADCRFSYRDSVFKHDEPGRWVIVSVRFALPRPWRPVLAYPDLQRHARLAEGAPIARDIFDAVCEIRRAKLPDPAVTGNAGSFFKNPIVSSEVRDALLGRFPGLVSYAQPDGGYKLAAGWLIDQCGWKGRTLGAAGVHERQALVLVNRGGATAADIMDLAHAIQEAVSERYGVRLEPEPVVV, from the coding sequence ATGTCAAATTCGCCCGTCCCAGCCCATCCGTCCCCCGCCTTGTTCCCCGTCAGCCAGGATCTCACCCGGCTGAACACGCTGGGGCTGGAGTCGCGGGCCGGGGCCTTTGTGGCCCTGGAGGATCCGGCGCAGTTGCCAGCGCTAACGGAACTGGCGCGCGCGGCGTCCTCCCTGCTGGTGCTGGGCGGCGGCAGCAATCTGGTGCTGCCGCGCCAGGTGCAGGGGCTGGTGGCGCGGGTCGCCTTCAAGGGCGTGCGCCTGTTGGAAGCCCGGTCCGATGCCTGGCTGGTCGAGGCGGCAGGCGGCGAGACCTGGCACGGCTTTGTCGAAAGCTGCGTAAAGCAGGGCTGGGACGGGCTGGAGAACCTGGCGCTGATTCCGGGCACGGTGGGCGCGGCCCCAGTGCAGAACATCGGCGCCTACGGTGTCGAGCTGCAGGAGCGCTTCCATGGCCTGACCGCCTGGGATGTGCGCGCGGGCCGTCTGGTCGAAATGAGCGCGGCCGATTGCCGTTTTTCCTATCGCGACAGCGTGTTCAAGCACGATGAACCGGGACGGTGGGTCATCGTCAGCGTGCGTTTCGCCTTGCCGCGGCCCTGGCGGCCGGTGCTGGCTTACCCCGACCTGCAGCGCCATGCGCGGTTGGCAGAAGGCGCGCCGATTGCGCGCGATATCTTCGACGCGGTATGCGAGATCCGCCGCGCCAAGCTGCCCGATCCGGCGGTGACGGGCAATGCGGGCAGCTTTTTCAAGAATCCCATCGTATCGTCCGAGGTGCGCGACGCCTTGCTCGGCCGTTTTCCCGGCCTGGTGTCATACGCCCAGCCGGATGGCGGCTACAAGCTGGCGGCTGGCTGGCTGATCGACCAGTGCGGCTGGAAGGGCCGCACGCTGGGGGCTGCGGGTGTGCACGAGCGCCAGGCCCTGGTACTGGTCAACCGCGGCGGGGCGACGGCAGCCGATATCATGGACTTGGCGCATGCCATCCAGGAAGCGGTGTCCGAGCGCTATGGCGTGCGGCTGGAGCCGGAACCCGTGGTGGTGTGA
- the recN gene encoding DNA repair protein RecN, translating into MLRTLHIRDFVIVEQTEIHFGPGFSVFSGETGAGKSILVDALALALGERGDASMLREGAPRADITAVFDTPKGLVAWLQEREIDADAELSLRRVIDAQGRSRAYINGTPATVAQLRELGDSLVDIHGQHAHQSLMRADAQRDLLDAHGGHGELRNAVGQAWKQWRALARQLEAAEKDAASLATERDRLQWQVDELDQLNLGPDEWDALQSEHTRLSHSQSLLDGATQIIDALDGEGDSAHHRLTSANHRIQQMLRHDPGLQGVHDELESARIAISEAVSDLNNYVSRVDLDPQRLVAVEARLGLVFETARKFRVEPDALCELRDTLHAQLKALQAAGDIDALRAQAQAAQAQYDAGAAKLTTARRKVAKDLGKQVTQAMQTLAMQGGKFEPTLAASAPSAHGNEQVEFLVAGHAGTTPRPLAKVASGGELSRISLALSVIASRAARVPTLIFDEVDSGVGGAVAEAVGKLLRELGERHQVLCVTHLPQVAACANNQFLVSKAESRGATRSSIEELDAPARVEEIARMLGGIKLTATTREHAREMLAGFGQD; encoded by the coding sequence ATGCTGCGCACCCTGCATATCCGCGACTTCGTCATCGTCGAACAGACCGAGATCCATTTCGGCCCCGGCTTCAGCGTCTTTTCCGGCGAAACCGGCGCGGGCAAATCCATACTGGTGGACGCGCTGGCGCTCGCGCTGGGCGAACGCGGCGACGCCAGCATGCTGCGCGAAGGCGCGCCGCGCGCCGACATCACCGCGGTCTTCGACACGCCCAAGGGGCTGGTCGCGTGGCTGCAAGAGCGCGAGATCGACGCCGACGCTGAGCTGTCGCTGCGCCGCGTCATCGACGCCCAGGGCCGCAGCCGCGCCTACATCAACGGCACGCCGGCCACCGTGGCGCAATTGCGCGAACTGGGCGACAGCCTGGTCGACATCCACGGCCAGCATGCGCACCAAAGCCTGATGCGCGCCGACGCCCAGCGCGACCTGCTGGACGCCCACGGCGGCCATGGCGAACTGCGCAACGCGGTCGGCCAGGCCTGGAAGCAATGGCGCGCGCTGGCGCGCCAGCTGGAAGCCGCAGAAAAGGACGCCGCCAGCCTGGCCACCGAACGCGACCGCCTGCAATGGCAAGTCGACGAACTCGACCAGTTGAACCTCGGCCCCGACGAATGGGACGCGCTGCAGTCCGAACACACGCGCCTGTCGCACTCGCAATCGCTGCTGGACGGCGCCACGCAGATCATTGACGCCCTCGACGGCGAAGGCGACTCCGCGCACCACCGGCTCACGTCTGCCAACCACCGCATCCAGCAGATGCTGCGCCATGACCCCGGCCTGCAAGGCGTGCACGATGAACTGGAATCGGCGCGCATCGCCATCAGCGAGGCCGTGTCGGACCTGAACAACTACGTCAGCCGCGTCGACCTCGATCCGCAGAGACTTGTGGCTGTCGAGGCGCGCCTGGGCCTGGTGTTCGAAACCGCCCGCAAATTCCGTGTCGAGCCCGACGCGCTTTGCGAGCTGCGCGACACGCTGCATGCGCAGCTCAAGGCGCTGCAGGCCGCGGGCGACATCGATGCCCTGCGCGCCCAGGCACAGGCCGCGCAGGCGCAGTACGACGCCGGCGCGGCGAAATTGACGACGGCGCGCCGCAAGGTCGCCAAGGACCTGGGCAAGCAGGTCACGCAGGCCATGCAGACGCTGGCCATGCAGGGCGGCAAGTTCGAGCCCACCCTGGCCGCATCGGCGCCCTCCGCGCATGGCAACGAGCAGGTCGAATTCCTGGTGGCCGGCCATGCCGGCACCACGCCGCGCCCGCTCGCCAAGGTGGCCTCAGGCGGCGAACTGTCGCGGATCTCGCTGGCGCTGTCCGTCATCGCCAGCCGCGCCGCGCGCGTGCCCACGCTGATCTTCGACGAAGTCGACAGCGGCGTCGGCGGCGCGGTGGCCGAGGCCGTCGGCAAGCTGCTGCGCGAACTCGGCGAACGCCATCAGGTCCTGTGCGTGACCCATCTGCCCCAGGTCGCGGCCTGCGCCAACAACCAGTTCCTGGTCAGCAAGGCCGAATCGCGCGGCGCGACCCGTTCCAGCATCGAAGAGCTGGACGCCCCCGCCCGCGTCGAGGAAATCGCGCGCATGCTGGGCGGCATCAAGCTCACCGCGACCACCCGCGAACATGCCCGCGAAATGCTGGCAGGCTTCGGACAGGACTGA
- a CDS encoding catalase produces MSKLTTAFGAPVPDDDNTMTAGPRGPALLQDVWFLEKMAHFDREVIPERRMHAKGSGAFGTFTVTHDITRYTKARIFSQVGKRTDMFARFSTVAGERGAADAERDIRGFALKFYTEEGNWDLVGNNTPVFFVRDPLKFSDLNRAVKRDPRTGMRSPQNNWDYWTLLPETLHQVTLIMGDRGIPKSYRHMHGFGSHTYSFINAANQRFWVKFTFKTQQGIQNLTDAEAGQVIAADRESNQRDLYEAIERGEFPRWTLYVQIMPEAEANTYHLNPFDLTKVWPHKDYPLIEVGVLELNRNPENFFAEVEQAAFSPAVIVPGIGFSPDKMLQGRLFSYGDTQRHRLGVNYPQIPVNAPRCPFHSYHRDGAMRVDGNGGSAPAYTPNSHGALQAQPDYSEPPLDLSGAAARWNHREDADYFSQPGDLFRLMAADEKQRLFENTSRAIRGASGEIIERHIANCAQADPAYGQGVREAIAAQTDLDGPRAAP; encoded by the coding sequence ATGAGCAAACTCACCACCGCATTCGGCGCCCCCGTTCCCGACGACGACAACACCATGACCGCCGGTCCGCGCGGGCCTGCGCTTTTGCAGGACGTCTGGTTCCTGGAGAAGATGGCGCACTTCGACCGCGAGGTGATACCGGAGCGGCGCATGCACGCCAAGGGCTCAGGCGCCTTCGGCACGTTCACCGTGACCCATGACATCACGCGCTACACCAAGGCCAGGATCTTCAGCCAGGTCGGCAAGCGGACCGACATGTTCGCGCGATTCTCCACCGTGGCCGGAGAACGCGGCGCGGCCGATGCCGAGCGCGACATCCGCGGCTTTGCCCTCAAGTTCTACACCGAAGAGGGCAATTGGGATCTGGTCGGCAACAACACGCCTGTCTTCTTCGTGCGCGATCCGCTAAAGTTTTCCGACCTGAACCGGGCCGTCAAGCGCGATCCACGCACGGGCATGCGCAGCCCGCAGAACAACTGGGATTACTGGACCCTGCTGCCCGAGACCCTGCACCAGGTGACGCTCATCATGGGCGACCGCGGCATTCCGAAGAGCTATCGCCATATGCACGGGTTCGGCAGCCACACCTATAGTTTCATCAACGCCGCCAACCAGCGGTTCTGGGTCAAGTTCACCTTCAAGACCCAGCAAGGCATCCAGAACCTGACGGACGCCGAAGCCGGCCAGGTCATCGCAGCGGACCGCGAAAGCAACCAGCGCGACCTGTACGAAGCGATCGAACGGGGCGAATTCCCGCGCTGGACCCTGTACGTGCAAATCATGCCCGAGGCCGAGGCCAATACCTATCATCTCAATCCCTTCGACCTGACCAAGGTCTGGCCGCACAAGGACTATCCGCTGATCGAGGTCGGCGTCCTGGAGCTCAACCGGAATCCGGAGAATTTCTTCGCCGAGGTCGAACAGGCCGCGTTCAGCCCCGCGGTGATCGTGCCCGGCATCGGGTTCTCACCGGACAAGATGCTGCAAGGCCGTCTGTTCTCGTATGGCGACACGCAACGCCATCGCTTGGGCGTGAACTATCCGCAGATCCCGGTCAACGCGCCCCGCTGTCCGTTCCATAGCTACCACCGCGACGGGGCCATGCGCGTGGATGGCAACGGCGGCAGCGCGCCCGCGTACACGCCCAACAGCCATGGCGCCCTGCAGGCGCAGCCGGACTACTCCGAACCGCCACTGGACCTGAGCGGCGCCGCGGCCCGTTGGAACCACCGGGAAGATGCCGACTATTTCTCCCAGCCCGGCGACCTGTTCCGCCTGATGGCCGCGGACGAAAAACAAAGGCTGTTCGAGAACACCTCCCGCGCGATCCGCGGCGCGTCCGGGGAAATCATCGAGCGCCACATCGCCAACTGTGCCCAGGCCGATCCGGCGTACGGGCAAGGCGTGCGCGAGGCGATCGCGGCGCAGACTGATTTGGACGGCCCGCGAGCCGCCCCCTAG
- a CDS encoding thiamine pyrophosphate-binding protein, producing MLGSQLIIRTLHRLGVKTIFSLSGNQIMPLYDACIDAGIRIIHVRHEAAAVFMADAWSQITGELGVAMLTAAPGITNGLAPLYSASQAESPILLISGDSSVAEDGMGAFQELDQVGITRPLTKLSLRPRTAQELYPALESAVAQALAPRRGPVHLALPFDLMTAETGLAELPAAAQSREAVPADAAGMEKLAALVNTAQHPMMLAGPTGARAHMRAVREMLEEALAMRVIPMESPRGLKDPSLGSLAALMPQADLIVLAGKSLDFTLGFGGTGALGKTAQVVAIDPDPAMLERASRLLGERLALALQGDPYAALSAMRATPAPAERPPWRARVDEALRNRTTLNAAASAAGALGPRALCETVQAFLASAPNPILVCDGGEFGQWAQAYCQAPVRIINGMSGAIGAGICYAIAAKIAQPDATVVVLMGDGTAGFHLMELDTAVREQAAIIAVIGNDLRWNAEHLIQMRTYGPNRLIGCELAPTARYHDVAAALGGAGFAAQDSDGLATALGMAANSGLPACINVSLAGEPAPVFSASTQSATGH from the coding sequence GTGCTTGGATCCCAGTTGATTATCCGTACGCTGCATCGCCTGGGCGTCAAGACCATCTTCAGCCTGTCCGGCAATCAGATCATGCCGCTCTACGATGCCTGTATCGACGCAGGCATCCGCATCATCCACGTGCGGCATGAGGCGGCCGCCGTCTTCATGGCGGACGCCTGGTCCCAGATCACCGGCGAACTCGGCGTCGCGATGCTGACTGCGGCGCCGGGCATCACCAACGGCCTGGCGCCGCTGTATTCCGCGTCGCAGGCGGAAAGCCCCATCCTGCTCATCTCCGGCGACTCCTCCGTTGCCGAGGACGGCATGGGCGCCTTCCAGGAACTGGACCAGGTCGGCATCACTCGTCCGCTGACCAAGCTTTCGCTGCGTCCGCGGACCGCGCAGGAACTCTACCCCGCGCTCGAAAGCGCGGTGGCGCAGGCGCTTGCGCCCCGGCGCGGGCCGGTGCATCTGGCCCTGCCCTTCGACCTGATGACCGCCGAGACCGGCTTGGCGGAGCTTCCCGCCGCAGCGCAGAGCCGCGAGGCCGTCCCAGCGGACGCAGCCGGCATGGAAAAGCTCGCCGCGCTGGTGAATACCGCGCAGCACCCCATGATGCTGGCCGGCCCCACAGGCGCGCGCGCCCACATGCGTGCCGTCCGCGAGATGCTGGAAGAAGCGCTTGCAATGCGCGTCATCCCCATGGAAAGCCCGCGCGGCCTGAAGGATCCTTCGCTCGGTTCCCTGGCCGCGCTCATGCCACAGGCGGACCTCATCGTGCTGGCAGGCAAGTCCCTGGACTTCACGCTGGGCTTCGGCGGCACGGGCGCGCTGGGCAAGACTGCCCAAGTCGTAGCGATCGACCCGGATCCCGCCATGCTGGAACGCGCGAGCCGCCTGTTGGGCGAACGACTGGCCCTGGCTTTACAGGGCGATCCCTATGCCGCACTGTCCGCGATGCGTGCCACACCAGCTCCGGCCGAGCGCCCCCCATGGCGCGCGCGCGTGGACGAAGCGCTGCGCAACCGGACCACACTGAATGCCGCCGCGTCCGCCGCCGGCGCATTGGGACCGCGCGCGCTTTGCGAGACGGTCCAGGCGTTTCTCGCCTCCGCCCCGAATCCCATCCTGGTCTGCGACGGCGGCGAGTTCGGCCAGTGGGCGCAGGCCTACTGCCAGGCGCCGGTGCGCATCATCAACGGCATGTCCGGCGCAATTGGCGCGGGCATCTGCTACGCGATCGCCGCCAAGATCGCGCAGCCCGATGCGACCGTGGTGGTCCTCATGGGCGATGGCACCGCAGGCTTCCACCTGATGGAGCTGGACACGGCGGTGCGCGAACAGGCCGCGATCATCGCCGTGATCGGCAACGACCTGCGCTGGAACGCGGAACATCTGATCCAGATGCGCACCTATGGTCCGAACAGGCTGATCGGCTGCGAACTTGCGCCGACTGCGCGCTACCACGACGTCGCCGCAGCGCTCGGCGGGGCAGGCTTTGCCGCGCAGGACAGCGACGGTCTGGCCACCGCGCTGGGCATGGCGGCGAACAGCGGGCTGCCCGCCTGCATCAACGTTTCCCTGGCGGGCGAGCCCGCCCCGGTTTTCAGCGCATCAACGCAGTCCGCGACCGGTCATTGA
- a CDS encoding Bug family tripartite tricarboxylate transporter substrate binding protein has protein sequence MISPTGRWPGAFARAAICMLATLPGLANAQAYPAKPIQLIVPFSAGGDADMAARNLSAAAQGVLGQPIVVVNKAGANGAIGSAAVKNAAPDGYTLLMGRIGSQVLLPALQPKTTPYTSKDFTFIGLLELNPVVCVVHPDSPYKTIRDLAQAMKAQPGKLNYSHSGPATVQNLAPQLLLSSLGLKPDAVVSVPYKGGNEVALAVLSKDADFACNNLSSMTGILASGKLRALLTTTPERLTQFPDIPTARELGLPQLEAVIGWSGLFGPPDMNSEAVAKWAAVLKQISQDPKWIAGNANFGGIPHVLSPAETERYVNQGAAIYADLVAKAGLQVN, from the coding sequence ATGATCAGCCCTACCGGCCGTTGGCCGGGCGCGTTCGCTCGCGCCGCGATTTGCATGCTTGCCACGCTTCCCGGCCTGGCGAACGCCCAGGCCTATCCCGCCAAACCGATCCAGCTCATCGTTCCGTTCAGCGCCGGCGGCGACGCCGACATGGCGGCCCGCAATCTGTCCGCGGCCGCGCAAGGCGTGCTCGGCCAGCCCATCGTCGTGGTCAACAAGGCCGGGGCGAACGGCGCTATCGGCTCGGCCGCCGTGAAGAACGCCGCCCCCGACGGCTACACGCTGCTGATGGGCCGGATAGGCTCCCAGGTCCTGTTGCCCGCGCTGCAGCCCAAGACCACGCCCTATACCTCGAAGGATTTCACCTTCATCGGCTTGCTGGAGTTGAATCCGGTGGTCTGTGTCGTCCACCCGGACAGTCCCTACAAGACGATCCGCGACCTGGCGCAGGCGATGAAGGCGCAGCCCGGCAAGCTCAACTACAGCCATTCCGGCCCGGCTACGGTGCAGAACCTCGCGCCCCAGCTGCTGCTGAGCAGCCTTGGCCTGAAGCCCGATGCCGTGGTCAGCGTGCCGTACAAGGGCGGCAATGAGGTCGCGCTGGCGGTCCTCAGCAAGGACGCCGACTTCGCCTGCAACAACCTGAGTTCAATGACAGGCATACTCGCCAGCGGCAAGCTGCGCGCCCTGCTGACGACCACGCCTGAACGCCTGACACAATTTCCCGACATACCGACCGCCCGCGAGCTGGGGCTGCCTCAGCTCGAAGCGGTCATAGGCTGGAGCGGACTGTTCGGGCCGCCCGACATGAATTCCGAGGCCGTGGCCAAATGGGCCGCCGTGCTCAAGCAGATCTCGCAGGATCCGAAATGGATCGCCGGCAACGCCAACTTCGGCGGCATCCCCCACGTCCTGTCGCCCGCCGAGACGGAAAGGTACGTCAACCAGGGCGCCGCGATCTACGCCGACCTGGTGGCCAAGGCCGGGCTGCAGGTCAATTAG
- the dapB gene encoding 4-hydroxy-tetrahydrodipicolinate reductase, with product MRIAIAGASGRMGQMLIEAVLNASGLQLAVALDRQGSAALGQDAGAPLGKQTGVAITDDLDALAQADCLIDFTRPEGTLEHLQACVKHGVNAVIGTTGFDDNGRAEIEVAAQKIGIVFAPNMSVGVNATLKLLDMAARILNSGYDVEVFEAHHRNKVDAPSGTALKMGETIASAWNVALPDVATWSRHGDTGVRKPGTIGFSVLRGGDIVGDHTVSFCGIGERIEITHRSASRATYAEGALRAARFLEGKHNGLYDMQSVLGF from the coding sequence ATGCGTATTGCAATTGCCGGCGCCAGCGGCCGGATGGGCCAGATGCTGATCGAAGCCGTCCTGAACGCCTCCGGGCTGCAGCTCGCCGTGGCGCTCGACCGCCAGGGCTCGGCCGCGCTGGGCCAGGATGCCGGCGCGCCCTTGGGCAAGCAGACCGGCGTGGCCATCACCGATGATCTCGACGCACTGGCCCAGGCCGACTGCCTGATCGACTTCACCCGTCCGGAAGGCACGCTCGAACACCTGCAGGCCTGCGTCAAGCACGGCGTGAACGCCGTCATCGGCACCACCGGTTTCGACGACAACGGCCGCGCCGAGATCGAAGTCGCCGCCCAGAAGATCGGCATCGTCTTCGCGCCCAACATGAGCGTGGGCGTCAACGCCACGCTCAAGCTGCTGGACATGGCCGCGCGCATCCTGAACTCCGGCTACGACGTCGAAGTGTTCGAAGCGCACCACCGCAATAAGGTCGACGCGCCCTCGGGCACCGCGCTGAAAATGGGCGAAACCATCGCTTCGGCCTGGAACGTGGCCCTGCCGGACGTCGCCACCTGGAGCCGGCACGGCGATACCGGCGTGCGCAAACCCGGCACCATCGGTTTCTCCGTACTGCGCGGCGGCGACATCGTCGGCGACCACACCGTGTCCTTCTGCGGCATCGGCGAACGCATCGAGATCACGCACCGCTCGGCCAGCCGCGCCACCTACGCGGAAGGCGCCCTGCGCGCCGCCCGCTTCCTGGAAGGCAAGCACAACGGCCTGTACGACATGCAGTCCGTGCTGGGCTTCTGA